The nucleotide sequence GCGATGGTGAAGATCCCGGCGCCGAGGAAGGTCAGGATGAACCCGGCCAGCATGATCATCTGGACGCGCACGTACTTCATCAGGTTGTCGTAGAGTCCGCGCCCGCCCTCGACGGCGGTGACGATCGTCGCGAAGTTGTCGTCGGTGAGGATCATCTCCGCCGCGTCCTTGGTCACCTCGGTGCCGGTGATCCCCATAGCGACGCCGATGTCGGCGCGGGTCAGCGCGGGCGCGTCGTTCACGCCGTCACCGGTCATCGCGACCACGTTGCCCTGCTTCTTCAGCGCGCCCACCAGCCGGACCTTGTCCTCCGGCGCGACCCGGGCCACGACGCCGATCTCGCCGACTTCGCGGTCCAGGCGGTCGTCGGACAGCGCGGCGAACTCGGTGCCGGTGAGGGCGCGTCCTTCGATGCCCAGTTGTCCGGCGATGGCGGCCGCTGTCGTGGCGTGGTCGCCGGTGATCATCCGGACCCGGATCCCGGCCCGCTTGCACTCCGCGATCGCGTCCCTGGCCTCCTTGCGCGGCGGGTCGACGATGCCGATGAGGGCCAGGAGCTCCAGGTCGGTGACGGCGCCCAGCAGGTCGGACGCGGCGTCGAACTCGCTGCGCTCGAGGTCGCGCCGGGCCACCGCCAGCACCCGCATCCCCTCGCCGGCCAGCCGGTCGTTCTCGGCCAGCACCTTGGCCGTCCCGGCCGGGCCGGTGGTCAGCGGAAGCGACGACCCGTCGCCGGCCAGGTACCGCGACGACCGCGCCAGCAGCACGTCGGGTGCGCCCTTGACCAGGCAGCGAATGAACCGCCGGCCGTTCTCCTCCTGCTCGTGGAACGTCGCCATCAGCTTGTACTCGGTGTCGAAGGGCACCTCGGCCACGCGCGGGATGCTGCGCCGGGTCTCCTCGACGTCCAGGCCGCCCTTCTCCGCCAGCACGACCAGCGCGCCCTCCGTCGGGTCGCCGATGCAGGCGCCGTCACGGATCACCGCGTCGTTGGCCAGCGCCATCGGCAGCAGGAACGGCTCCAGCGTCCCCTCCCCGGACCCGGCGACGCGCATGATGCGGCCCTGCGTCGAGTACCCCTCGCCGTCGACGTCGAACCGGCGGCCGGCGACGACCAGCGCCCGCGCCGTCATCTGGTTCAGCGTCAGGGTGCCGGTCTTGTCCGAGCAGATCGCCGACGTCGAGCCGAGCGTCTCGACCGAGCGCAGCCGCTTGACGATGGCGCCCTTGGTGGCCAGCCGCTGGGTGCCCATCGAGAGCAGCATCGTCACGACGGCGGGCAGCCCGGTCGGGATGGCGGCGATGGCCAGGCTGATGCCGACGAGGAACAGCGAGTCGAAGTCCTCGCCGCGGGCCAGGCCGAGCAGGATGATCGCGACCAGCGCGCCGGCGGCCATGATCGTGATCAGCACGGTCAGCTGGTCCAGCTGCTTGGTGAGCGGCGTCTTCTCCTGCTCGACGCCGCTGAGCATGCCGGAGATGTGGCCGACCTCGGTACCCATGCCGGTCGCGGTGACGACCATCTCGCCGCGGCCGCGGGTGACCTGCGAGTTCATGTACGCCATGTCGATGCGGTCGCCCAGCGGCACGTCGACGCCGGCGACCGGGGCGATGGTCTTCGAGACCGGGGTGCTCTCACCCGTCAGCCCGGCCTCTTCGATCTCCAGCGTCGCCGCCAGCAGGATGCGGCCGTCCGCGGGCACCTTGTCGCCGGCCTCGAAGCTGACGATGTCGCCCGGCACCAGCTCCTCGGCCGGGATCTGCAGGATCTGCCCGTCCCGGCGCACGTGCGCCGTCATGATCAGCATCTTGCTCAGCGCCGCGACGCTCTGCGCCGCCTTGCCCTCCTGGTGCAGCCCCATGATCGCGTTGACCACCGTCAGCGACAGCACCACCAGGCCGGTCGACACGTCCTGCAGCGCGACGATGCTCACCACGGCCGCGCCGACGAGGACCAGTTGCATCAGGTCGCGGTACTGGCGCAGGAACGCCTTCCACCCGGGCTCCTTCGCGGCCTCGGCCAGCCGGTTCGGCCCGTACGTCGACCGCCGCTCGGCGACCTCGGCCGTGGTCAGGCCGACGCCCGGGTCGACGCGCAGCTGCCGGCAGGCGTCGATCGCGGAGATCCGATACCACTCGGTGCGGTCCTCGGCGGAGGACGTGGTGGTGGCCGTGGTGCTCATCGTCGCGCCACCCGCCGTCAGCGGACGAAGACGCCGGAGCGGACGATCGCCCACATCGAGAACACGCACAGCACGATGACCACCACCGACCACACCGGGTAGTAAGGCAGGAACACGAAGTGCGCGATCGCCGACAGGCCGGCCAGCGCCATCGCCACTCCGGCCGCGACCCGGCTGCCGGCGAACAGCGCGAACCCCGCGATGATCAGCAGCAGCGCCATGATCAGGTGGATCCAGGCCCACGCCCCGACGCTGATGTCGTACGCGTACTCCGGCACGCCCGCGTAGAAGTTCTCGTCGATGAGCGCGGTCAGGCCCTCCAGGCCCTGGAACATGCCGAGCAGGATCATCATCGTCGCCGCGAAGTTGAGCCCGGCCTCGGCCCACGACCCCGCCCGCGTGCGCGACGGCTCGTAGATGCTGGTCATGACGCCCTCCCCCGGTCTGCCGGGCCATCGTCCACCCGCGGCCGGGGCGCGGCCTCACCCGCGCGGGGTGAGGGTCAGGAGCCGAGCAGGTCGGCCTGCGCGGGCACGTGCTCGGCCAGCAGGCCGGCATGGTTGTTGCGGACGTTCCCGACGTCGGGGCCGACGGGGCGCGCGGTGAGGCCGGCGCCGACCCGGCCGGCCGCCGCGCGGGCGAGGTCCAGCAGCGCCGCCGCGTCGTCGTTGCTCCGGTCCAGCCAGTCCGGGATCTCCGCCGGCGTCAGCAACACCGGCATCCGGTCGTGGATGTGCGACAGCCCCGGCACCGGCGCGGTCGTCAAGACGCTGGCCGACAGCACCCAGCGGTCCGGGTCCTCGGCCGGCACCGACGGGTCGCGCCACCACTCGAACACGCCGGCCATGGCCAGCAGGCCGCCCGTCGGGTGGATGAAGTACGGCTGTTTCGCCCGGCCGGTCCCCCGCTGCCACTCGAAGTACCCGCGGGCCGGGACGACGCAGCGGCGGCGGGCGACCGGGCCGCGGAACGCCGGTTTGTCCGCGACGGTCTCGATACGCGCGTTGATCACCGTCGCGGCGGCGCCGGGGTCCTTCGCCCACGACGGGATCAGCCCCCAGCGCGCCGCGTGCAACTGCCGGGTCCGCTCGGGCGCCTCGTCGGTGCGTTCCAGCACGACGGGCACGCGATCGGTCGGCGCGACGTTGTACGACGGCATCAGCTCCGCGACCGCGCCCTCGGCGATGGCGTCGAACTCGGCCGCGAGGTCGTCGATCGACGCGTCAGCGACGTAGCGTCCGCACATCCCCCGATTGTCCCCCACCGACGTGTTGTGCCTGCCCCCTGCTGCTTTCCATTGTCGGGGGCGCGGGAGGCCGCCTCAAGCGGACTATGGAGCGCTTCGCGCGACGATGACCGCTTGACCCGACCTCCCGC is from Jiangella alkaliphila and encodes:
- a CDS encoding SOS response-associated peptidase, yielding MCGRYVADASIDDLAAEFDAIAEGAVAELMPSYNVAPTDRVPVVLERTDEAPERTRQLHAARWGLIPSWAKDPGAAATVINARIETVADKPAFRGPVARRRCVVPARGYFEWQRGTGRAKQPYFIHPTGGLLAMAGVFEWWRDPSVPAEDPDRWVLSASVLTTAPVPGLSHIHDRMPVLLTPAEIPDWLDRSNDDAAALLDLARAAAGRVGAGLTARPVGPDVGNVRNNHAGLLAEHVPAQADLLGS
- a CDS encoding DUF7144 family membrane protein codes for the protein MTSIYEPSRTRAGSWAEAGLNFAATMMILLGMFQGLEGLTALIDENFYAGVPEYAYDISVGAWAWIHLIMALLLIIAGFALFAGSRVAAGVAMALAGLSAIAHFVFLPYYPVWSVVVIVLCVFSMWAIVRSGVFVR
- a CDS encoding cation-translocating P-type ATPase gives rise to the protein MSTTATTTSSAEDRTEWYRISAIDACRQLRVDPGVGLTTAEVAERRSTYGPNRLAEAAKEPGWKAFLRQYRDLMQLVLVGAAVVSIVALQDVSTGLVVLSLTVVNAIMGLHQEGKAAQSVAALSKMLIMTAHVRRDGQILQIPAEELVPGDIVSFEAGDKVPADGRILLAATLEIEEAGLTGESTPVSKTIAPVAGVDVPLGDRIDMAYMNSQVTRGRGEMVVTATGMGTEVGHISGMLSGVEQEKTPLTKQLDQLTVLITIMAAGALVAIILLGLARGEDFDSLFLVGISLAIAAIPTGLPAVVTMLLSMGTQRLATKGAIVKRLRSVETLGSTSAICSDKTGTLTLNQMTARALVVAGRRFDVDGEGYSTQGRIMRVAGSGEGTLEPFLLPMALANDAVIRDGACIGDPTEGALVVLAEKGGLDVEETRRSIPRVAEVPFDTEYKLMATFHEQEENGRRFIRCLVKGAPDVLLARSSRYLAGDGSSLPLTTGPAGTAKVLAENDRLAGEGMRVLAVARRDLERSEFDAASDLLGAVTDLELLALIGIVDPPRKEARDAIAECKRAGIRVRMITGDHATTAAAIAGQLGIEGRALTGTEFAALSDDRLDREVGEIGVVARVAPEDKVRLVGALKKQGNVVAMTGDGVNDAPALTRADIGVAMGITGTEVTKDAAEMILTDDNFATIVTAVEGGRGLYDNLMKYVRVQMIMLAGFILTFLGAGIFTIANGTPLLPLQILWINFAIDVLLAVGLGFDQPTPGLMDRRPRPPDEPVIRPAMGVRLAIDGLLIAIGTLVVVAVGEDQYSLAVATTMGLTAISLLHIVAALEWRDPLRTIFTHDTLANGRFIRLVLVAGALTFVVTAIGALQRIFDTVELTATQWGICLLAPLGYLVLAEIEKLIVRRRTASVQG